The following proteins are co-located in the Deinococcus metallilatus genome:
- a CDS encoding MFS transporter has protein sequence MQATAAYTAARHATAIAVAVTAGHFINDAYGAMLTPLTPALQGKFGVSIAAVTLLSSVYSLTSSVLQPLLGILGERVDRRYAAALGPLMTGLGLTLLGFVPWFGALVLLVAVAGFGSGFFHPSGAAYVALNSPPQKRGLWASLFSAGGTAGMALGPVFAGVGLTHLPWFALIGAVVAALTFAVTPSSLAGGRRVGMAEYARIFRGPLVWLWGMAVLRSLASMGYNAMLPFILMNRGFGMREVGITLAVYAIASAVGGIVGGRASDRYGRVPVLRSAILSTIPPFALLIMSSPANWWFYPLTFLVGAAVNASIPVGVVAAQEYAPGHVAVASSIMMGFSWGFAGLLVFLVGALADGTTPTIAALVSLTLLIPSALIAYRLPEPRKAAFE, from the coding sequence ATGCAAGCGACCGCTGCCTACACCGCCGCCCGTCACGCCACAGCCATAGCGGTGGCGGTCACGGCAGGCCACTTCATCAACGACGCCTACGGGGCGATGCTCACGCCCCTGACGCCCGCCCTCCAGGGCAAGTTCGGCGTGAGTATCGCCGCCGTCACCCTGCTCTCCAGCGTCTACAGTCTCACCAGCAGCGTGCTACAACCGCTGCTCGGCATCCTGGGCGAGCGGGTGGACCGCCGTTACGCCGCCGCGCTCGGCCCCCTCATGACCGGCCTGGGCCTCACGCTGCTGGGCTTCGTGCCCTGGTTCGGGGCGCTGGTGCTGCTGGTCGCGGTGGCGGGCTTCGGCAGCGGGTTCTTTCACCCTTCGGGCGCCGCCTATGTGGCCCTGAACAGCCCACCGCAGAAGCGGGGCCTGTGGGCCAGCTTATTCAGCGCGGGCGGCACGGCGGGGATGGCGCTGGGGCCAGTGTTCGCGGGTGTGGGCCTGACACATCTGCCCTGGTTCGCCCTGATCGGGGCCGTGGTCGCCGCGCTGACCTTCGCCGTCACGCCTTCCAGCCTGGCCGGGGGCCGCCGCGTCGGCATGGCCGAGTATGCCCGCATCTTCCGGGGGCCGCTGGTGTGGCTGTGGGGCATGGCGGTGCTGCGCTCGCTCGCCAGCATGGGCTACAACGCGATGCTGCCCTTCATCCTGATGAACCGGGGCTTCGGCATGCGCGAGGTCGGGATCACGCTGGCCGTGTACGCCATTGCCAGTGCGGTCGGCGGGATCGTCGGCGGCCGGGCCAGCGACCGCTACGGCCGGGTGCCGGTGCTCCGTTCGGCCATCCTCAGCACCATTCCCCCCTTTGCCCTGCTGATCATGTCCAGCCCCGCGAACTGGTGGTTTTATCCCCTCACGTTCCTGGTGGGGGCGGCGGTCAATGCGAGCATTCCGGTCGGCGTGGTCGCCGCGCAGGAGTACGCGCCGGGCCATGTCGCCGTCGCCAGCTCGATCATGATGGGCTTTTCGTGGGGTTTCGCCGGGTTGCTGGTGTTTCTGGTCGGGGCATTGGCGGACGGCACCACGCCGACCATCGCCGCGCTCGTCAGTCTGACGCTCCTGATTCCGAGTGCGCTGATTGCTTACCGCTTGCCGGAACCTCGGAAGGCGGCGTTCGAGTAG
- a CDS encoding helix-hairpin-helix domain-containing protein, which produces MAEVTRKQLVGALNTTADLLDVLGQEPFRANAYRGAARSLEATETPVADLVATGFAGVPKVGKAIAADLTAFATTGVFTPLEEAAAQVDPGVMGLFRVRGLGPKKIRALWDAGIDSLETLREAARDGRVAALKGFGAKSAGAILEAVEFVLGAQDRQHLSTGLDVSETLAAWLDGLEARVAGDARRGLETVRTSRLTVTGTADEVTARLAGRVADLAPVDPKPLLSGRLDGVPVEIAYAPAGARGALDLMMGGGSEYRESLRAKARAQGFDLSGRGLKREGVLIPTPTEGDVTRALDLPLRPAEYRDPEHNEVWETLPPPAELVTAADLKGMLHTHSVWSDGAATLPEMVEEAVRLGGPSGGTFLGTGDHSRAAHYANGMSIERLRAYVREIRELQRAGLPILAGAEVDILEDGSLDYPDEELLTLDYVVASVHSHFTLDAGRQTDRLVRAVSHPLITILGHPTGRLLLRRPGYALDLDAVLAAAAGSGTVVEINANPARLDLDWRFALRWRDRLTFAINTDAHVPAGLGDTRYGVAVARKAGLTPEKVVNTLGQEEFLAFVRRQREGRG; this is translated from the coding sequence GTGGCTGAAGTCACCCGCAAGCAGCTCGTGGGGGCGCTGAACACCACTGCCGACCTCCTGGACGTGCTGGGGCAGGAGCCTTTCCGCGCGAACGCCTACCGGGGCGCGGCCCGCAGCCTGGAAGCGACCGAGACGCCGGTCGCGGACCTCGTGGCGACGGGCTTTGCGGGCGTGCCGAAGGTCGGAAAGGCCATCGCCGCCGACCTCACCGCCTTTGCCACCACCGGCGTCTTCACACCGCTGGAAGAGGCCGCGGCTCAGGTCGACCCCGGCGTGATGGGCCTTTTCCGCGTGCGGGGCCTGGGACCGAAGAAGATTCGCGCTTTGTGGGACGCGGGCATCGACTCGCTGGAAACGCTGCGCGAGGCGGCGCGGGACGGACGGGTGGCGGCGCTGAAGGGCTTCGGTGCCAAGAGTGCCGGGGCGATTCTGGAGGCGGTGGAGTTCGTGCTGGGCGCGCAGGACCGCCAGCACCTCTCGACCGGGCTGGACGTGTCGGAGACGCTGGCCGCCTGGCTGGACGGGCTGGAGGCGCGTGTGGCCGGGGACGCCCGGCGCGGTCTGGAGACGGTCCGGACCAGCCGCTTGACCGTGACCGGGACTGCCGACGAAGTGACGGCAAGACTGGCAGGCCGGGTGGCTGACCTCGCCCCAGTGGACCCCAAACCGCTGCTGTCGGGGAGGCTGGACGGCGTGCCGGTGGAAATCGCCTATGCCCCCGCCGGGGCACGCGGCGCCCTCGACCTGATGATGGGCGGGGGCTCCGAGTACCGCGAGTCCCTGCGCGCGAAGGCGAGAGCGCAGGGCTTCGACCTCAGCGGGCGGGGCCTGAAACGGGAAGGCGTCCTCATCCCGACGCCCACCGAAGGGGACGTGACCCGCGCCCTGGACCTCCCCCTGCGCCCCGCCGAGTACCGCGACCCCGAACATAACGAGGTCTGGGAGACGCTGCCCCCACCCGCCGAACTGGTCACGGCAGCCGACCTGAAAGGAATGCTGCACACCCACTCCGTCTGGTCCGACGGCGCGGCGACCCTCCCCGAGATGGTGGAGGAGGCGGTCAGGCTGGGCGGGCCTTCTGGTGGGACTTTCCTGGGCACCGGCGACCACTCGCGCGCCGCGCACTACGCGAACGGCATGAGCATTGAGCGCCTGCGGGCCTACGTGCGCGAAATCCGCGAGCTTCAGCGGGCGGGCTTGCCGATCCTGGCGGGCGCGGAGGTGGACATCCTCGAAGACGGCTCGCTGGACTACCCCGACGAGGAACTGCTGACCCTGGACTACGTGGTGGCGAGCGTCCACAGCCATTTCACGCTGGACGCGGGGCGGCAGACCGACCGGCTGGTGCGGGCCGTCTCGCACCCCCTGATCACCATTCTGGGACACCCCACGGGCCGCCTGCTGCTGCGCCGCCCCGGCTACGCGCTTGATCTGGACGCCGTACTGGCCGCGGCTGCCGGGAGCGGCACCGTCGTGGAGATCAACGCCAACCCCGCCCGCCTGGACCTCGACTGGCGCTTCGCCCTGCGCTGGCGCGACCGCCTCACCTTCGCCATCAACACGGACGCCCATGTTCCAGCGGGGTTGGGCGACACCCGTTATGGCGTTGCCGTCGCCCGGAAAGCGGGCCTGACGCCAGAAAAGGTCGTGAACACGCTGGGCCAGGAGGAGTTTCTGGCGTTCGTGCGGCGGCAGCGGGAGGGGCGGGGGTGA